From the genome of Metarhizium brunneum chromosome 4, complete sequence, one region includes:
- the TMA46 gene encoding Translation machinery-associated protein 46, with translation MPPKKADKGGGAAKKPSATKQVEDKTFGMKNKRGAVAKKQIAQMTSNLKNGVSPEEKKKQAEKAQREKEKKAAEDAKRETELLLNKPAQIQKVPFGVDPKTVLCIFFKKGDCEKGKKCKFSHDPNIERKTEKKNLYADTRGQEEEEKKKQETSAEWDEEQLRKVVLSKKGNQKTTTEKVCKFFISAIEDGKYGWFWVCPNGGDKCMYRHALPPGFVLKTKEQRAAEKALMDKSPLKTLTLEDFLESERHKLTGTLTPVTPETFAKWKKERLDKKAAEEQLRKAKENTGRALFESGKWRDEDDSEDDDDDDAWNIENLRQETEALRETREEQRLATIHGGEVPLTTELAESEDSEEQAGQVAEAGPAGA, from the exons ATGCCACCCAAAAAGGCCGATAAGGGCGGTGGTGCCGCCAAAAAGCCTTCGGCCACCAAACAAGTGGAAGACAAGACTTTTGGTATGAAGAATAAGAGAGGTGCCgtcgccaagaagcagaTTGCCCAGATGACAAGCAATTTGAAAAATGGTGTAAGCCctgaagagaagaagaagcaagctGAGAAAGCCCagagagagaaggagaagaaggccgccgaggacgccaAAAGGGAAACAGAATTGCTTCTTAACAAACCTGCTCAAATACAAAAAGTACCGTTTGGTGTAGATCCCAAGACGGTTTTGTGCATTTTTTTCAAGAAGGGAGATTgcgagaagggcaagaagtGCAAATTCTCGCATGACCCGAATATCGAGCGAAAGaccgagaagaagaatctTTATGCAGACACTAGAgggcaagaagaggaagaaaagaaaaagcaagaGACTTCTGCCGAATGGGACGAAGAACAACTGCGGAAGGTGGTCTTGTCAAAGAAGGGCAACCAAAAAACAACGACGGAGAAGGTGTGCAAGTTTTTCATCTCAGCTATTGAGGATGGAAAGTACGGCTGGTTCTGGGTTTGCCCCAACGGTGGAGATAAATGCATGTACAGACATGCCCTGCCTCCTGG ATTCGTCTTGAAAACAAAGGAGCAAAGGGCAGCCGAGAAGGCACTTATGGACAAATCACCACTCAAGACGCTCACTCTGGAAGACTTCTTGGAATCTGAGCGACACAAGCTCACTGGAACTCTGACCCCCGTCACTCCAGAGACCTTCGCCAAATGGAAGAAAGAACGTCTTGACAagaaggctgccgaggagcaGCTTCGCAAAGCCAAGGAGAACACGGGTCGTGCACTTTTCGAGAGCGGCAAGTGGCgtgacgaagacgactctgaagacgacgacgacgacgacgcatgGAACATTGAGAATTTGCGACAAGAGACGGAAGCATTGCGTGAGACGAGGGAAGAACAAAGACTGGCCACTATTCATGGGGGCGAAGTACCCCTGACAACAGAGCTAGCCGAGTCCGAGGATAGCGAGGAACAAGCCGGCCAGGTAGCAGAGGCAGGCCCTGCCGGTGCTTGA
- the mlo3 gene encoding mRNA export protein mlo3, with the protein MSSKLDKPLDDIVSAKRQSARNRRSSQRRSTGPKVAAPVGGIQKASKPARGSAAKPAPAKAAAAHGESKVIVSNLPKDVSEQQIKEYFVQAVGPIKRVDLVYGPNSVSRGIANVTFHKPDGAGKAFQKLNGLLVDNRPIKIEIVVGAAQADKVMPAVKSLAERATQPKAQPKSAASGKGATGGVGKAGNAKAANKKRRGRSARPAKKTAEELDSEMTDYFKSNAEGANAGAAGATGAAGATGDAPMEDEIM; encoded by the exons ATGTCCAGCAAGCTCGACAAGCCTCTTGACGACATCGTCTCGGCCAAGCGCCAGTCTGCCCGCAACCGCCGCTCTTCTCAGCGACGTTCAACTGGCCCCAAAGTTGCCGCCCCTGTTGGTGGTATTCAGAAGGCTTCTAAGCCTGCTCGTGGCAGCGCAGCCAAACCCGCTCCTGCCAAAGCCGCGGCTGCTCATGGAGAGAGCAAGGTTATTGTCAGCAATCTG CCCAAGGACGTCTCGGAGCAGCAGATCAAG GAATATTTTGTCCAAGCCGTTGGACCCATCAAGAGAGTCGACCTCGTTTATGGCCCCAACTCTGTTAGTCGCGGCATCGCCAATGTCACTTTCCACAAGCCGGACGGCGCTGGCAAAGCTTTCCAGAAGCTGAATGGCCTCCTTGTTGACAACCGGCCCATCAAG ATCGAAATCGTCGTCGGTGCCGCTCAGGCCGACAAAGTCATGCCTGCGGTCAAGTCCCTGGCCGAACGAGCTAC TCAACCCAAGGCTCAGCCCAAGTCAGCTGCTTCTGGCAAGGGTGCTACCGGTGGCGTTGGAAAAGCTGGCAAtgccaaggcagccaacaagaagcgccgtggccgcagcGCTCGCCCTGCTAAGAAGACAGCTGAGGAGCTGGATTCGGAGATGACAGACTACTTCAAGAGTAATGCCGAAGGTGCAAATGCTGGAGCTGCCGGTGCTACTGGCGCAGCCGGCGCCACTGGTGACGCTCCCATGGAGGATGAGATCATG TAA